One window of Magallana gigas chromosome 2, xbMagGiga1.1, whole genome shotgun sequence genomic DNA carries:
- the LOC105327968 gene encoding uncharacterized protein isoform X1 — protein MDKGQGDYVEKLEKENDADNRASKRQKMDIVLEDPKRPVEAVQKGFSFLREHMLTDQSLLGYLSECSALPDEIKQGMREGQDFVSSGRAIKAILRYGPEECRKLIDFIRGSQLHADFKEHLSKVDVDSEKFNLSIETVYEHRTTLYQEMEPSLIADMLLEKLVLNIDEHDTVERAVTRKEKCDALLLLVQTHKDNIQKFKLALKKCGCSSVLDEMKEKVPEIPDDPLDCVKRTYRLLHQKIQKEHLYEYIKEKGSDQELPDSSEEIICSLMKSPKGCRDLLYYLRKENLSLFYEVMEKYRLRRDSKTVIEQGEHTVDIGNVLCELEFLKTEMEPIPFSDILLEEKMILPSLHQSVHQESSRKIQAEKISEELQKEFEKKYDEAEEKLERQMFEMHRKFDMPGLKPKSTPLRYENPPFDTKEIEKEFKAPEIEHCISKLKWTAVLEKLKENRNVFKDCLSHSYTLSHYDGEEKFALKTQSIAFNEGMFPSAMVLSIEILSSKIDLKEKQQEIVKFLNGDSTLRSRISRFLHMRVDKAESPLVLHLTSLTEKASQRLLSDNDHVIQKLIKMLLDMMNITISLYEESKSLEIHVTITESTSGSNKQEDSHFIKVRIQQYWDLLVQELEPSQLVLCFVKEGLMTKPEEQIIRSCRQRQTMVAAFLKILLKASEERTFEYFVQLLRQLNKKDIADKLYCRDTISVHQDAETARQNILLHLDEVLENTDTYITEQTLRKRDDSIIPESVWPNSGFSRKGRAYTLLLFVFEDDSLVLEFKNALQYRRFGHYFQNIIADTTEVLQEKNVDTMQKKLSENTVFECTYRAGIRAGYDPAARNKDFVPVVSHDYIYDERHRRGRRFWQMEEFFGHPDMYYRRFEMMRRPMRRHLGVASKPATNEPEEKKKFVTKHKTVAAIDFGTSYSGFAFSSQENPLEVVTGKWKTNSSELLESLKTPTSLLFKSNGLVESFGYEAEQKFKALVEENKHHDYRFFYQIKKELLGKHRCDENLVVFDHMGRPMDALRVISTAIGYLFVECKEAIAEKKFDKDDILWVMTVPSLWNNFAKQFLRKAAEKAGIPKQQLILTLEPEVAAIYTIKGSKPDLPSDSGDQYVSGTQILLVDLGGGTADFTLMGVAKDGGLEVLHEAVGGAWGGTTINARIWEFMEELLTKDVIDEFKKQTSDYLDMESNIELKKRDLSANNKLLLLVYPSLASICKDKTGKTYKTLVEESEHAEDVKVRTGKIIFEPKMIEKIFERTLKECFSVMDEILQGNGKNVKDIILVGGFSESEIIQKQFENKYSKYHLIIPTDPGLAVLKGAVIFGHDDTMVERRISPHTYGVETLQFGFDTDPGDMKKVISGTTFCSGTFHKIVSRGEILQVAQNTEVDVFSPKISAKQLFLKFYQTDKKGIKCVADEGCDYIGKLTINIEEPPFGVEPLVRLFFKFGEIETTVEGKEVLTDKPVKTDIDFLERKP, from the exons AAAATGATGCAGACAACAGAGCATCTAAACGCCAGAAAATGGACATAGTACTGGAAGATCCTA AAAGACCAGTTGAAGCTGTGCAAAAAGGCTTTTCATTTTTGCGAGAGCACATGCTTACAGACCAAAGTTTATTGGGCTACCTGTCTGAATGCTCTGCTCTTCCTGATGAAATCAAACAAGGAATGAGAGAAGGACAGGATTTTGTCAGCAGTGGACGAGCTATCAAGGCGATTCTCCGATATGGACCTGAAGAGTGTAGGAAGCTCATTGATTTCATCAGAGGTTCACAGCTGCATGCAGATTTCAAAGAACACCTGTCAAAAG TTGATGTGGATTcggaaaaatttaatttatccATTGAAACGGTGTATGAACACAGAACAACATTATATCAAGAAATGGAGCCTTCATTAATAGCAGACATGTTGTTGGAAAAGCTTGTGCTGAACATTGACGAACATGACACTGTGGAAAGGGCTGTCACAAGGAAAGAAAAGTGCGATGCGCTGCTGCTTCTAGTACAAACACACAAAGACAACATTCAGAAGTTTAAATTGGCATTGAAAAAATGTGGCTGTTCATCAGTATTGgatgaaatgaaagaaaaggtgCCAGAAATACCAG ATGACCCATTGGATTGTGTGAAAAGAACCTACCGTTTACTTCATCAGAAAATTCAAAAAGAACATCTATATGAATACATTAAGGAAAAGGGAAGTGACCAAGAGCTACCAGATTCTTCAGAGGAAATTATATGCAGTCTCATGAAATCTCCCAAAGGCTGTAGAGATTTGTTGTATTACTTAAGAAAAGAGaacttatctttattttatgaaGTGATGGAGAAATACAGGCTTAGGCGAGATAGTAAAACAG TCATAGAACAAGGGGAGCATACTGTTGATATTGGGAATGTACTATGTGAGTTAGAGTTTTTGAAGACAGAGATGGAACCAATCCCATTCAGTGACATTTTATTGgaggaaaaaatgattttgccttcTCTTCATCAATCAGTTCATCAGGAATCTTCACGCAAGATTCAAGCGGAAAAGATCTCAGAAGAATTGCAAaaggaatttgaaaaaaaatatgatgaagcAGAGGAAAAACTTGAACGCCAAATGTTTGAAATGCATCGTAAATTTGATATGCCAGGTCTTAAACCCAAATCCACACCTTTAAGATATGAAAATCCACCCTTTGATaccaaagaaatagaaaaagaatttaaagCCCCAGAAATTGAGCACTGTATTTCCAAGTTGAAGTGGACAGCAGTGCTAGAAAAGCTCAAAGAGAACAGAAATGTTTTTAAGGATTGTTTGTCCCACAGTTATACATTGTCAC ATTACGACGGTGAGGAAAAGTTTGCCCTAAAAACACAGAGCATAGCATTTAATGAAG GAATGTTTCCTTCTGCAATGGTGTTGAGCATTGAAATTCTCAGTagtaaaatagatttaaaagaaaagcagCAAGAAATTGTAAAGTTCCTTAATGGTGACTCGACACTACGCAGCCGAATCTCCAGATTCTTACACATGAGAGTTGATAAAGCTGAGAGTCCTCTAGTGTTACATCTAACATCCCTCACAGAAAAGGCTAGCCAACGTTTGTTGTCAGATAATGATCATGTCATCCAAAAATTGATCAAAATGTTGTTGGATATGATGAACATTACAATATCTTTGTATGAGGAAAGTAAATCGCTGGAAATTCATGTTACAATCACTGAATCTACATCAGGTTCTAACAAGCAAG aGGACTCTCACTTTATAAAAGTGAGAATACAACAATATTGGGACCTTCTTGTTCAAGAGCTAGAACCCAGTCAATTGGTATTGTGTTTTGTGAAAGAAGGCTTGATGACAAAGCCAGAGGAACAAATCATTCGCTCATGCAGGCAACGGCAAACTATGGTTGCCGCCTTCTTAAAGATTCTCCTTAAAGCGTCAGAGGAACGCACCTTTGAATATTTCGTTCAGCTGCTGAGACAGCTGAATAAAAAAGACATCGCTGATAAACTTTATTGCAGAGACACGATCAGCGTACATCAAGATGCTG AAACAGCAAGACAAAATATTCTTCTACACTTGGATGAAGTACTAGAGAATACTGACACTTATATCACAGAGCAGACCCTGAGGAAACGTGATGACTCCATTATCCCAGAAAGTGTTTGGCCAAACTCTGGGTTCAGTCGGAAAGGACGGGCCTACACTTTGCTTTTGTTTGTATTTGAGGATGATTCTCTCGTACTGGAGTTTAAAAATGCCTTGCAATATAGAAGATTTGGTCATTATTTCCAAAATATAATTGCAGACACAACAGAAGTCTTGCAAG AGAAAAATGTGGACACAATGCAGAAGAAGCTGTCTGAGAACACAGTGTTTGAATGTACATACAGGGCTGGAATCAGAG CGGGATATGATCCTGCTGCCagaaataaagattttgttCCTGTAGTCTCCCATGATTACATTTATGACGAAAGACACAGGCGag GGAGGAGGTTTTGGCAAATGGAAGAATTTTTTGGCCATCCTGACATGTATTATAGAAGATTTGAAATGATGAGGAGACCAATGAGACGTCATCTAGGGGTGGCCTCGAAACCTGCAACAAATGAACCAGAAGAAAAAA AAAAATTTGTCACAAAACACAAAACTGTGGCAGCTATTGACTTTGGAACCAGTTACTCTGGTTTTGCATTCTCATCACAAGAAAATCCTCTAGAAGTTGTAACGGGGAAGTGGAAAACTAACTCTTCAGAGTTACTTGAGTCTTTGAAAACACCAACTTCCCTCCTATTTAAGAGTAATGGATTAGTGGAGTCTTTTGGTTATGAGGCAGAGcaaaaatttaaagcattaGTGGAAGAAAACAAGCATCATGATTACagatttttttaccaaataaaaaaagagtTACTTGGaaaacat CGATGTGATGAAAACTTAGTTGTGTTTGACCACATGGGTAGGCCTATGGATGCCCTGAGAGTGATTTCAACTGCAATTGGATATTTGTTTGTGGAGTGCAAGGAGGCCATAGCAGAAAAGAAATTTGACAAAGATGACATACTTTGGGTTATGACAGTGCCCTCTTTGTGGAACAATTTTGCCAAACAATTCCTGAGAAAAGCAGCAGAAAAG GCTGGAATTCCAAAACAACAACTGATTCTTACTCTTGAACCAGAGGTGGCAGCGATATACACTATAAAAGGATCCAAGCCTGATCTGCCGAGTGATTCCGGGGACCAGTACGTCAGTGGGACCCAGATTTTACTGGTGGACTTGGGAG GTGGTACGGCAGATTTTACCCTGATGGGTGTGGCAAAGGATGGAGGCTTAGAGGTGCTGCATGAAGCAGTGGGAGGGGCTTGGGGAGGGACCACAATCAATGCCAGGATCTGGGAATTCATGGAGGAACTTTTAACCAAAGATGTCATTGATGAGTTCAAAAAACAAACTTCGGACTACTTGGATATGGAGAGCAACATTGAATTAAAGAAGCGAGATCTTTCTGCTAATAACAAATTACTGTTATTAGTGTATCCATCCCTTGCTTCCATTTGTAAAGATAAAACTGGGAAAACATACAAAACTTTGGTTGAGGAGTCGGAGCATGCAGAAGATGTCAAAGTACGAactggaaaaataatttttgagcCCAAGATGATCGAAAAAATCTTTGAACGTACATTGAAGGAGTGTTTTTCAGTCATGGATGAAATCTTACAAGGTAATGGAAAGAATGTCAAAGATATTATCCTTGTAGGTGGTTTTTCAGAATCAGAAATTATCCAAAAACAATTCGAAAACAAATATAGTAAGTACCATTTGATCATTCCAACTGACCCAGGGTTGGCAGTGCTTAAAGGGGCCGTTATTTTTGGACATGATGATACCATGGTGGAGCGCAGAATCAGTCCACATACATATGGAGTTGAAACCTTGCAGTTTGGCTTCGATACTGATCCAGGTGACATGAAGAAGGTCATCAGTGGAACAACCTTTTGTTCTGGAACTTTTCATAAAATTGTTTCCAGAGGTGAAATATTACAAGTGGCCCAAAATACTGAAGTTGATGTTTTTTCACCGAAAATTTCTGCTAagcaattgtttttaaaattttatcaaactGATAAAAAAGGTATTAAATGTGTCGCAGATGAAGGATGCGATTATATTGGAAAACTGACAATAAACATAGAAGAACCACCATTTGGCGTCGAACCATTGGTACGTTTGTTCTTCAAGTTTGGGGAGATTGAAACAACAGTGGAAGGGAAGGAAGTTTTGACGGATAAACCCGTGAAAACTGACATTGATTTTCTTGAAAGGAAACCCTAA
- the LOC105327968 gene encoding uncharacterized protein isoform X2, with protein sequence MDKGQGDYVEKLEKERPVEAVQKGFSFLREHMLTDQSLLGYLSECSALPDEIKQGMREGQDFVSSGRAIKAILRYGPEECRKLIDFIRGSQLHADFKEHLSKVDVDSEKFNLSIETVYEHRTTLYQEMEPSLIADMLLEKLVLNIDEHDTVERAVTRKEKCDALLLLVQTHKDNIQKFKLALKKCGCSSVLDEMKEKVPEIPDDPLDCVKRTYRLLHQKIQKEHLYEYIKEKGSDQELPDSSEEIICSLMKSPKGCRDLLYYLRKENLSLFYEVMEKYRLRRDSKTVIEQGEHTVDIGNVLCELEFLKTEMEPIPFSDILLEEKMILPSLHQSVHQESSRKIQAEKISEELQKEFEKKYDEAEEKLERQMFEMHRKFDMPGLKPKSTPLRYENPPFDTKEIEKEFKAPEIEHCISKLKWTAVLEKLKENRNVFKDCLSHSYTLSHYDGEEKFALKTQSIAFNEGMFPSAMVLSIEILSSKIDLKEKQQEIVKFLNGDSTLRSRISRFLHMRVDKAESPLVLHLTSLTEKASQRLLSDNDHVIQKLIKMLLDMMNITISLYEESKSLEIHVTITESTSGSNKQEDSHFIKVRIQQYWDLLVQELEPSQLVLCFVKEGLMTKPEEQIIRSCRQRQTMVAAFLKILLKASEERTFEYFVQLLRQLNKKDIADKLYCRDTISVHQDAETARQNILLHLDEVLENTDTYITEQTLRKRDDSIIPESVWPNSGFSRKGRAYTLLLFVFEDDSLVLEFKNALQYRRFGHYFQNIIADTTEVLQEKNVDTMQKKLSENTVFECTYRAGIRAGYDPAARNKDFVPVVSHDYIYDERHRRGRRFWQMEEFFGHPDMYYRRFEMMRRPMRRHLGVASKPATNEPEEKKKFVTKHKTVAAIDFGTSYSGFAFSSQENPLEVVTGKWKTNSSELLESLKTPTSLLFKSNGLVESFGYEAEQKFKALVEENKHHDYRFFYQIKKELLGKHRCDENLVVFDHMGRPMDALRVISTAIGYLFVECKEAIAEKKFDKDDILWVMTVPSLWNNFAKQFLRKAAEKAGIPKQQLILTLEPEVAAIYTIKGSKPDLPSDSGDQYVSGTQILLVDLGGGTADFTLMGVAKDGGLEVLHEAVGGAWGGTTINARIWEFMEELLTKDVIDEFKKQTSDYLDMESNIELKKRDLSANNKLLLLVYPSLASICKDKTGKTYKTLVEESEHAEDVKVRTGKIIFEPKMIEKIFERTLKECFSVMDEILQGNGKNVKDIILVGGFSESEIIQKQFENKYSKYHLIIPTDPGLAVLKGAVIFGHDDTMVERRISPHTYGVETLQFGFDTDPGDMKKVISGTTFCSGTFHKIVSRGEILQVAQNTEVDVFSPKISAKQLFLKFYQTDKKGIKCVADEGCDYIGKLTINIEEPPFGVEPLVRLFFKFGEIETTVEGKEVLTDKPVKTDIDFLERKP encoded by the exons AAAGACCAGTTGAAGCTGTGCAAAAAGGCTTTTCATTTTTGCGAGAGCACATGCTTACAGACCAAAGTTTATTGGGCTACCTGTCTGAATGCTCTGCTCTTCCTGATGAAATCAAACAAGGAATGAGAGAAGGACAGGATTTTGTCAGCAGTGGACGAGCTATCAAGGCGATTCTCCGATATGGACCTGAAGAGTGTAGGAAGCTCATTGATTTCATCAGAGGTTCACAGCTGCATGCAGATTTCAAAGAACACCTGTCAAAAG TTGATGTGGATTcggaaaaatttaatttatccATTGAAACGGTGTATGAACACAGAACAACATTATATCAAGAAATGGAGCCTTCATTAATAGCAGACATGTTGTTGGAAAAGCTTGTGCTGAACATTGACGAACATGACACTGTGGAAAGGGCTGTCACAAGGAAAGAAAAGTGCGATGCGCTGCTGCTTCTAGTACAAACACACAAAGACAACATTCAGAAGTTTAAATTGGCATTGAAAAAATGTGGCTGTTCATCAGTATTGgatgaaatgaaagaaaaggtgCCAGAAATACCAG ATGACCCATTGGATTGTGTGAAAAGAACCTACCGTTTACTTCATCAGAAAATTCAAAAAGAACATCTATATGAATACATTAAGGAAAAGGGAAGTGACCAAGAGCTACCAGATTCTTCAGAGGAAATTATATGCAGTCTCATGAAATCTCCCAAAGGCTGTAGAGATTTGTTGTATTACTTAAGAAAAGAGaacttatctttattttatgaaGTGATGGAGAAATACAGGCTTAGGCGAGATAGTAAAACAG TCATAGAACAAGGGGAGCATACTGTTGATATTGGGAATGTACTATGTGAGTTAGAGTTTTTGAAGACAGAGATGGAACCAATCCCATTCAGTGACATTTTATTGgaggaaaaaatgattttgccttcTCTTCATCAATCAGTTCATCAGGAATCTTCACGCAAGATTCAAGCGGAAAAGATCTCAGAAGAATTGCAAaaggaatttgaaaaaaaatatgatgaagcAGAGGAAAAACTTGAACGCCAAATGTTTGAAATGCATCGTAAATTTGATATGCCAGGTCTTAAACCCAAATCCACACCTTTAAGATATGAAAATCCACCCTTTGATaccaaagaaatagaaaaagaatttaaagCCCCAGAAATTGAGCACTGTATTTCCAAGTTGAAGTGGACAGCAGTGCTAGAAAAGCTCAAAGAGAACAGAAATGTTTTTAAGGATTGTTTGTCCCACAGTTATACATTGTCAC ATTACGACGGTGAGGAAAAGTTTGCCCTAAAAACACAGAGCATAGCATTTAATGAAG GAATGTTTCCTTCTGCAATGGTGTTGAGCATTGAAATTCTCAGTagtaaaatagatttaaaagaaaagcagCAAGAAATTGTAAAGTTCCTTAATGGTGACTCGACACTACGCAGCCGAATCTCCAGATTCTTACACATGAGAGTTGATAAAGCTGAGAGTCCTCTAGTGTTACATCTAACATCCCTCACAGAAAAGGCTAGCCAACGTTTGTTGTCAGATAATGATCATGTCATCCAAAAATTGATCAAAATGTTGTTGGATATGATGAACATTACAATATCTTTGTATGAGGAAAGTAAATCGCTGGAAATTCATGTTACAATCACTGAATCTACATCAGGTTCTAACAAGCAAG aGGACTCTCACTTTATAAAAGTGAGAATACAACAATATTGGGACCTTCTTGTTCAAGAGCTAGAACCCAGTCAATTGGTATTGTGTTTTGTGAAAGAAGGCTTGATGACAAAGCCAGAGGAACAAATCATTCGCTCATGCAGGCAACGGCAAACTATGGTTGCCGCCTTCTTAAAGATTCTCCTTAAAGCGTCAGAGGAACGCACCTTTGAATATTTCGTTCAGCTGCTGAGACAGCTGAATAAAAAAGACATCGCTGATAAACTTTATTGCAGAGACACGATCAGCGTACATCAAGATGCTG AAACAGCAAGACAAAATATTCTTCTACACTTGGATGAAGTACTAGAGAATACTGACACTTATATCACAGAGCAGACCCTGAGGAAACGTGATGACTCCATTATCCCAGAAAGTGTTTGGCCAAACTCTGGGTTCAGTCGGAAAGGACGGGCCTACACTTTGCTTTTGTTTGTATTTGAGGATGATTCTCTCGTACTGGAGTTTAAAAATGCCTTGCAATATAGAAGATTTGGTCATTATTTCCAAAATATAATTGCAGACACAACAGAAGTCTTGCAAG AGAAAAATGTGGACACAATGCAGAAGAAGCTGTCTGAGAACACAGTGTTTGAATGTACATACAGGGCTGGAATCAGAG CGGGATATGATCCTGCTGCCagaaataaagattttgttCCTGTAGTCTCCCATGATTACATTTATGACGAAAGACACAGGCGag GGAGGAGGTTTTGGCAAATGGAAGAATTTTTTGGCCATCCTGACATGTATTATAGAAGATTTGAAATGATGAGGAGACCAATGAGACGTCATCTAGGGGTGGCCTCGAAACCTGCAACAAATGAACCAGAAGAAAAAA AAAAATTTGTCACAAAACACAAAACTGTGGCAGCTATTGACTTTGGAACCAGTTACTCTGGTTTTGCATTCTCATCACAAGAAAATCCTCTAGAAGTTGTAACGGGGAAGTGGAAAACTAACTCTTCAGAGTTACTTGAGTCTTTGAAAACACCAACTTCCCTCCTATTTAAGAGTAATGGATTAGTGGAGTCTTTTGGTTATGAGGCAGAGcaaaaatttaaagcattaGTGGAAGAAAACAAGCATCATGATTACagatttttttaccaaataaaaaaagagtTACTTGGaaaacat CGATGTGATGAAAACTTAGTTGTGTTTGACCACATGGGTAGGCCTATGGATGCCCTGAGAGTGATTTCAACTGCAATTGGATATTTGTTTGTGGAGTGCAAGGAGGCCATAGCAGAAAAGAAATTTGACAAAGATGACATACTTTGGGTTATGACAGTGCCCTCTTTGTGGAACAATTTTGCCAAACAATTCCTGAGAAAAGCAGCAGAAAAG GCTGGAATTCCAAAACAACAACTGATTCTTACTCTTGAACCAGAGGTGGCAGCGATATACACTATAAAAGGATCCAAGCCTGATCTGCCGAGTGATTCCGGGGACCAGTACGTCAGTGGGACCCAGATTTTACTGGTGGACTTGGGAG GTGGTACGGCAGATTTTACCCTGATGGGTGTGGCAAAGGATGGAGGCTTAGAGGTGCTGCATGAAGCAGTGGGAGGGGCTTGGGGAGGGACCACAATCAATGCCAGGATCTGGGAATTCATGGAGGAACTTTTAACCAAAGATGTCATTGATGAGTTCAAAAAACAAACTTCGGACTACTTGGATATGGAGAGCAACATTGAATTAAAGAAGCGAGATCTTTCTGCTAATAACAAATTACTGTTATTAGTGTATCCATCCCTTGCTTCCATTTGTAAAGATAAAACTGGGAAAACATACAAAACTTTGGTTGAGGAGTCGGAGCATGCAGAAGATGTCAAAGTACGAactggaaaaataatttttgagcCCAAGATGATCGAAAAAATCTTTGAACGTACATTGAAGGAGTGTTTTTCAGTCATGGATGAAATCTTACAAGGTAATGGAAAGAATGTCAAAGATATTATCCTTGTAGGTGGTTTTTCAGAATCAGAAATTATCCAAAAACAATTCGAAAACAAATATAGTAAGTACCATTTGATCATTCCAACTGACCCAGGGTTGGCAGTGCTTAAAGGGGCCGTTATTTTTGGACATGATGATACCATGGTGGAGCGCAGAATCAGTCCACATACATATGGAGTTGAAACCTTGCAGTTTGGCTTCGATACTGATCCAGGTGACATGAAGAAGGTCATCAGTGGAACAACCTTTTGTTCTGGAACTTTTCATAAAATTGTTTCCAGAGGTGAAATATTACAAGTGGCCCAAAATACTGAAGTTGATGTTTTTTCACCGAAAATTTCTGCTAagcaattgtttttaaaattttatcaaactGATAAAAAAGGTATTAAATGTGTCGCAGATGAAGGATGCGATTATATTGGAAAACTGACAATAAACATAGAAGAACCACCATTTGGCGTCGAACCATTGGTACGTTTGTTCTTCAAGTTTGGGGAGATTGAAACAACAGTGGAAGGGAAGGAAGTTTTGACGGATAAACCCGTGAAAACTGACATTGATTTTCTTGAAAGGAAACCCTAA